A stretch of DNA from Staphylococcus equorum:
CTAGACCAACGTTCTAATGGATCTGGGTAATGATAAGTGACATAACCGATAATATGTTGTGAATTGCGCAACACAAAAATTCTACCTTCTTCTAATTCACTAATTTCTTTTATTGCTTCAAATTGATCCGTAGGTGGGCGAAATGCAAAGAGCCCATCATCAAATGTCATAGATTCAAGACTACTTCTTAAAACAGGACCTTCTATCACAAATGTTCCTTCATCCAAGTGATAAGTTTGAGATTGATATGTTTTTATATGTTCCATTTTTTCACTCCAAACTACCGCATACACATACAGTAAACAATCTAATATAAGTCTATTATAAGTTAAAAAAGTTTAAAATAACACAATAATGTATTCGTTTACACACTATTATTTTGAAAATTTTGACAATATTAGTTATAATAATTTTTAAGCAAGCGATTTCATTAAGAGGGGGATTCAAAATGAAAGTAGAAGTATACAAAGGGGAAAATGGAAATTTTAACCTTAAAGACTATGAAAAAGAGTACGCTAATTTTGACTGGAAAGAAATAGAAAAAGCATTTTCATGGTCAGAAACTGGTAAGATCAATATGGCACACGAGTGTATTGATCGCCATGTGGATGAAGGTAATGGTGAAAAAGTTGCGTTACATTATAAAGATGATAAACGTAAAGAAAGTTATACTTTTGAAGAAATGAAATCAAATTCTAATAAAGCGGCAAATGTATTAAAAGATAAAGCAAATATTGAAAAAGGTGATCGTGTTTTTGTATTTATGCCTAGAACGCCAGAACTTTATTTTGCTTTATTCGGTATATTAAAAATAGGTGCAATTGTAGGACCATTATTTGAAGCATTTATGGAAAAAGCTGTTGCAGATCGACTAGAAAATAGTGAAGCAAAAGTGATTGTGACAACGAATGCATTATTGCCACGTATTCCTAAAGATAAATTACCACATTTAGAAACGATTGTAGTTGTAGATGAGGAAGTAGAAAGTGAATATGTTGATTTTAATAGTGAATTAAAAAATGCTAGTGATCAATTTGAAACAGAATGGCTAAACTTAGATGACGGTTTGATATTGCATTATACTTCAGGTTCAACAGGCCAACCTAAAGGCGTGCTACATGCTCAAAAAGCTATGCTCGTTCATTACATTTCTGGTAAATATGTACTAGATTTTAAAGAAGACGATGTATATTGGTGTACTGCTGACCCTGGATGGGTAACAGGTACTTCATATGGTATTTTCAGTCCTTGGTTAAATGGTGTGACAAATTGTATTGTTGGTGGTAGATTCTCACCTGAAGCTTGGTACGGTATGATTGAAGAGTATAAAGTTACAATATGGTACACAGCGCCAACGGCATTAAGAATGTTGATGAGTGCAGGCGATGATGTTATAGACAAATACGACTTATCATCACTAAAAAGTATCTTATCCGTAGGTGAACCACTTAATCCTGAAGTCATTAAATGGTCCAAAGATGTCTTTGGCAAACGTGTCTTAGATACGTGGTGGATGACTGAAACAGGGGGCCATATGATTGTTAACTATCCATCCATGGATGTTAAATTAGGCTCTATGGGTAAACCTTTACCAGGCATAGAAGCATCTATTGTTGATGATCAAGGTAACGAGTTGCCACCGAATCGAATGGGTAACCTCGCAATTAAAAAAGGATGGCCATCTATGATGGTTTCCATTTGGAAAAATCCTGAAAAATATGACTCATACTTCATTGGTGATTGGTATGTTTCTGGAGACTCTGCTTATAAAGATGAAGATGGTTATTATTGGTTCCAAGGTCGTGTAGATGACGTTATTATGACTGCAGGCGAACGTGTCGGTCCATTTGAAGTCGAATCAAAATTAGTGGAACATGAATCGGTTGCAGAAGCAGGTGTGATTGGTAAACCAGACCCAGTAAGAGGAGAAATTATTAAAGCGTTCGTTGCTTTACGACCTGAGTATGAAGCATCAGATGAACTGAAAGAAGAAATTCGTGTATTTGTCAAAGAAGGTTTAGCCGCACACGCTGCACCACGCGAAATAGAATTTAAAGAAAAACTTCCTAAAACACGTTCTGGTAAGATTATGCGTCGTGTCCTTAAAGCTTGGGAACTTGATTTACCTGAAGGCGATTTAAGTACAATGGAAGACTAATTAAACAAAATAGTAGTTTAATCAGAAATAGCTAACCTGTATTTCCAATTTAAAATTAAGCAAGTTATTTCCAGACTCCCTTTATATCATCAACTTTAAGTATGTGTTTATTCGACACACTAGAGATTATGATGATATCTAGGGAGTTTTTTGGTGTAAAATAACATTTTCAGCGTAACATAGGACACATAAGGTGAAAATATTCACTAATTATTTTGAAAGCGCTGTCTCTGTTAATCGACAACACAACATAAGTTAGTTAATATTAATATGTAAGGATTTATTTTTATCAGTAGCATATATGGGAAATATATTTATTGATTTAAAATTTATTTAAGAAGGGGCGAACGAATTTGGCACACTTATCTGATTTAGATATTGCAAATCAATCAACATTAAAACCGATTGGAGATATTGCTAAACAGGCGGGTATCCCTGCAGATGCATTAGAACCATACGGGCACTATAAAGCTAAAATTGATATTAATCAAGTTCAACAAAAAAATGGTAAGGGTAAAGTAGTATTAGTTACTGCGATGAGTCCAACGCCAGCAGGTGAAGGTAAATCAACAGTTACAGTTGGATTAGCAGACGCATTCAACGAACTTAAGAAAAGCGTCATGGTAGCGTTACGTGAACCGGCTTTAGGTCCTGTTTTCGGAATAAAAGGTGGTGCAACTGGTGGTGGCTATGCACAAGTATTACCAATGGAAGATATAAATCTACACTTCAATGGCGACTTCCACGCAATCACTACTGCAAATAATGCACTGTCAGCATTTATTGATAACCACATGCATCAAGGTAATGAATTAGAAATCGATCAAAGACGTATTGAATGGAAACGTGTTTTAGACATGAATGACCGTGCATTACGTAACGTAAATGTAGGTTTAGGTGGACCAACGCAAGGGGTCCCAAGAGAAGATGGTTTTAATATTACTGTTGCTTCTGAAATAATGGCAATTCTTTGTTTATCTAATGACCTTAATGATTTAAAAGCAAAAATCAGTAGAATTACTATAGGTTATACTAGATCACGTAAACCTGTTACTGTAGCTGACTTAAAAGTAGAAGGCGCATTAGCGATGATTCTTAAAGATGCAATTAAACCAAACCTAGTACAAACAATTGAAGGCACACCAGCTCTTGTACATGGTGGGCCATTTGCAAATATTGCACATGGTTGTAATTCAATTTTAGCGACAGAAACTGCGAGAGATTTAGCAGATGTCGTTGTAACTGAAGCAGGCTTTGGCTCAGATTTAGGCGCTGAAAAATTCATCGATATTAAAGTACGTGAAGCAGGATTTGAACCTTCAGCAGTTGTAGTAGTTGCGACAGTTCGTGCGCTTAAAATGCATGGTGGTGTAGCTAAAGACAACTTAAAAGAAGAAAATGTTGAAGCGGTTAAAAAAGGTATCGTGAACTTAGAACGCCACGTTAAAAATGTTAAAAAATATGGTTTAGAACCTGTAGTTGCATTGAATGCGTTCGTACATGATACTGAAGAAGAAACACAATATGTACAACAATGGGCAAAAGAGAATGGTGTGAGACTTGCTTTAACTGAAGTATGGGAAAAAGGTGGCAAAGGTGGTGTCGATCTAGCGAATGAAGTGCTAGAAGTACTTGATGAACCACAAGATTTCAAACATTTATATGAATTAGATTTACCACTTGAAGAAAAAATCGAAACAATTGTTAAAGAAATTTATGGTGGATCAAAAGTCACATTTAGTAGTAAAGCACAGAAACAGCTTAAACAGTTTAAAGAAAATGGCTGGGATAACTATCCAGTATGTATGGCTAAAACACAGTATTCATTCTCAGATGATGCAACACAATTAGGCGCACCTGAAGGTTTTGAAATCACTATTCGTGAATTAGAAGCTAAAACAGGCGCAGGATTTATAGTTGCATTGACTGGAGCAATCATGACTATGCCTGGTCTCCCTAAAAAACCAGCAGCATTAAACATGGATGTTACTGATGATGGACATGCAATTGGACTATTCTAAATTTTAACTATTATATGATACAAACATATTAAAAATAGCTGTAAGGAAATCTATAACGATAGATTTCTTCACAGCTATTTTTTATTTGCCTGAGTAGTTTATGAACTAGCCATTTTATTTTGTCATTAAATGTTGTTTGATATCGTATTTTTCAGCCTTTTTAAAATCATAAGCAGTAATTTCACCTTCAACCAACATCCGTTTGAGCACATAGTGTTGGCGATCCAAACCAATCTGTATCTGAGCGTCAGATTTGAGTGAACCATCCGTGTCATAAGGGGTATAATAATAAGGGCTTTGTAAAAGTCCAATCAGATAGGCTGATTCAGCAATATTTAAGTTTGTAGCGGCTTTTCCAAATAAACTATAAGATGCTGAAGCGATACCTGTGATATCAGAACCATTATAATCACGTCCAAAAGGCACGATATTCAAATAAGTATAGATAATTTCATCTTTGGTTAAAATCTTTTCAGTTCGCATAGATAAGATAAGTTCATTAGCTTTGCGATTATATGTTTTTTCATTTGTCAGTAGTTGATTTTTTACGAGTTGCTGGGTGATGGTACTACCTCCAGTTGCAGCTTCTGTATTAAATATATCTTGCCCAACTGCTCGAATGATAGCTTTTGGTAAAATACCATTATGATAGAAAAATAAGCTGTCTTCTGAAGAAGTCAATGCCTTTATCACGTTGCTATTTACATGTTTAGGTCCTACAATGAGTGAATTTGTCGATTTATTGTATTCTGCTAAAATATGCTTATTGTTATAATTTATATCTTGGTTACCAGCAATGCTCAGCAATTTTGTACGTAATTCATTATCTGACATGTTTACAGATTCATCAGTCAAACTTTGGAAGTAAAATACTGATATGGCCAATAAAATAATAAAGGTACATGCGAAAATTGCAAACAAGCCAATGAAAAGATGCTTTAATTTTTTATAGATAATTTCAAATTTAGAGAATTTAGAGTTATGTAAATGATTGTGAACATTATTTTCATGTGTTTGATTTTCCATGTTTGACCTCCTTACGTATGCAATATTATAACATAATAAATGATGTTGACTTTTAAAATAGAGTTACTTATAATTAATATCAATTCGATATCGTTTTTGGATAAAGGAGAAGTAACATATGGTGTCATCTTCAGAGAGTTAGTGGTTGCTGTGAACTAACGATGATTAATATGTGAATACACCTTAATGATTTCAATCATCCAAACGTTTAAGTTAATGAACGTATCATTAATAAAGTTGTTTGACTTAGAGTATGGTGGTACCGTGCGCATGCGCCCTTACATTAATTTGTAGGGGCGTTTTTTTATTTTTTAAGTGTTATTCGGTCGTACTTGCTAAAAGTGACTTGAACTTTGGACGGTATTTAAAATCTATTCAAAATAATATCTTAATAAATATAGGAGGTAAATACAATGACAAATGCATTATTAGAAGATTTAAAATGGAGAGGCTTAATTTATCAACAAACAGACGAATCTGGTATAGAAAATGTATTAAATAAAGAACAAGTTACATTATACTGTGGTGCCGATCCAACTGCAGATAGTTTACACATCGGTCATTTATTACCATTTTTAACTTTACGTAGATTCCAAGAACATGGGCATCGTCCACTTGTATTAATAGGTGGGGGAACAGGAATGATTGGTGATCCATCAGGTAAATCTGAAGAACGTGTCTTACAAACAGAAGAACAAGTTGAATTAAACGTACAGGGTATCAGTGAACAAATGCATAAAATTTTTGAATTTGGTACTGATAAAGGTGCTAAACTTGTTAATAATAAAGATTGGTTAAGCCAAATTTCATTGATTGATTTCTTAAGAGATTACGGTAAACATGTCGGTGTAAATTACATGTTGGGTAAAGACTCAATTCAAAGTCGCTTAGAATACGGCATTTCGTTCACTGAGTTCACATATACAATACTCCAAGCAATTGATTTTGGTCATTTAAACAAAACTTACAATTGTAAAGTACAAGTTGGTGGTTCTGATCAATGGGGCAATATCACAAGTGGAATTGAATTAATGCGTCGTATGTACGGTCAAACAGAAGCATACGGACTGACGATTCCTTTAGTCGTTAAATCAGATGGTAAAAAATTCGGTAAATCAGAAGGTGGCGCAGTTTGGTTAGACGCTACAAAAACGAGTCCATACGAATTTTACCAATTTTGGATTAACACTACAGACGATGATGTAATCAAATTCTTGAAATATTTTACATTCTTAGAAAAAGAAGAAATTGAAGCATTAGAAAAATCCTTAAATGAAGCACCGCATTTACGCGAAGCACAAAAAGCTTTAGCAGAAAATGTCACACGTTTCATCCATGGTCAAGCTGCATTAGATGATGCAATTCGTATCTCAAAAGCATTATTTGCAGGTGACTTACAATCATTGTCAGCTTCAGAATTAAAAGCAGGATTCAAGGATGTGCCACAAGTTGAATTGAGTAAAGAAACTACAAATATTGTTGAAGCGATTGTTGAAACTGGTATTTCATCATCTAAGCGTCAAGCACGTGAAGATGTGAATAATGGTGCAATTTATATCAATGGTATAAGACAACAAGATGTGAATTATGAATTAAACGATGACGATATAATCGAGAATGAATTTACTATTATTCGTCGTGGTAAGAAAAAATATTTCATGGTTAATTATAAATAATATTTGAAGATAGATAGATGAATAACGCGATATATATATAAATTATCGTCAAAACAGCCGACAAAACCTTATGATTTTGTTGGCTATTTTTGTGTAAGTTTTTCTTGGAATAGACTCATCTTGGATTCCTCTGCGAGTGTATTTCCTGTAGTAGTAGGCCTAAAGCATTGTCAATTTTTAAAATGAAAATTGTCATTTTGTATACTTTATGTAGTATTGAACTAAACATACTTTATACTGAAACAAATATTATTAGAGAACTAGATAAGGATAATTTATAAAATATAAAAAACCAATCAAGTAAACTAATCTTACTTGATTGGTTCAAAATAACTATTAAGTTTAAGTTATTGTTTTAATTAAATGGTGCAGGACTTTCATTTTCTTTTTCAGATGACTCTGAAGATGTTGATTTTTGTTCTTTTAATGGTACTTCCACTGTTTGCTCCTTACCATTTCTTTCAATAGTCATTTCTACTGAATCACCAGGTTTTTTATTTTCATATAAATAAGAGCGTAAGTCAGCATCTTCTTTGACTTTTTTATCATCTATCGCAGTGATGATATCACCTTCTTTAAGCTCGTTATCAGCATGAACTTTGGCAATATAGACACCATCATTGCGTTTTGTATTCAGTTCTTCTTTATATTGTTCTGGTATCTCACTTACATTAAGTAAACTAATACCAATGGAAGGGCGCTCAATCTCGCCATTTTCTACAAGTTCTTTAATGGTAACTTTAACTTCATTACTTGGGATTGCAAAGCCAATACCTTCAACTTGTTCACTTGCAATCTTCATTGAGTTAATACCTACGAGATTACCATTAATATCTACGAGTGCACCACCGGAATTACCAGGATTGATTGCCGCATCTGTTTGCAATACGTTTACTTTATTCGTACCAGCAGATGTTTTCGTATCAATTGTACGTTCGCTAGCAGAAATAATGCCTGAAGTCACTGAGTTAGCAAATTCTAGACCTAGGGGATTACCCATTGCAAAAACACTATCTCCTGTATTTACTTTTGAAGAGTTGGCAAAGTCAATTGCTTTAGTGCCTTTCGTATCATTGATTTTTAGTACTGCTATATCAGTTAAGGCATCTTTGCCTACTAATTTCGCATCGACTTGTTTAGAATTGTGCAATTGTACCTTGATTTCATTCGCACCATCGATAACGTGATTATTCGTTACGATATATGCAGAACCATTATTTTTTTGATAAATGACACCTGATCCAACACCAGCTTCTTCTGATTTAGAAGAATCACCTTTTAGCAAACTATCTAAATTTTGAGCTTTTTGCATATTAATAACACCTACAATAGCAGGGGAGACATCGTTAATCATTTGGTTCACAGAATCATATTTTTCACTTTTTCCATCGAGTGTATTGCCACCATTACTACTATTAGAAGCTTCTTGAACGGAAGAACCGTTATCATTTAAGCCTGTGCTTTCCATGATTTTCCCAATACCTAATACCAAAAGTGCGCCTATAATACCGGCAACTAAGGCCACAATTATCGTTTTAAACCATGGGAATTTGGTTTTGTTTTTTGACCTTTTATTGTGAGCTTGTTCCGGTTGTTGCGGCTGCCGAGGGTTTTGTGTTTCATTAGAGTTATGATCGTTATTAAAATCTGACATACTTTACCTCCGATTTATTCTATATAACCTATTATGATAGGTTTATACAACTTTTTCTAGTATAGCACTATACAACTTTAGACTGAAATATAAATATTCTTGTTCATAAGGTGACTAAATGATAGAATCAATAGGTAAATATAATGGAAAATGAAGTAGGTGGAGAAATGTATAAATTCATTAGCGGTTTGTTAAATATAATTATTACTAAGCTAAGTAAATCATTAGAAGTGCAAGGTAAAGAAAATATACCTCAACTTCACAGATATGTAGTGACTTGTACGCATGAAAGCTATAATGAAGTTATCATGTTAGCTACTGCGATTTACCCAAATCAAACACATTACATGGCGAAAAAAGAGTTATTCAATAATAAATGGTTTGGTAAGTTTTTAACTTCTTTAAATGCTTTTCCTGTAGATAGAGAAAATCCAGGACCTAGCACATTGAAAAAACCGGTTAAATTATTAAAAGAAAATAAAACAGTAGGAATATTCCCAACTGGTCATCGCATGAAGTATGATGAGGGATCACCTATGAAACGTGGCGCAGTAACTATTGCTTTGATGGCCCAAGCTCCTATTTTACCAGCTGCATATGTAGGACCTAAAGAAATTAAAGGACTTGTTACGGGTAAAGCGATTGTTAAATTTGGGGAACCTATCGAAACGAAGCATTTACCAAAAAACATGAAGCGCAATGAAAAATTAGAATATTTAACAAAAGAATTAGAAAGCAGAACGACACAATTACAAAATGAATTAAATGATTATGTGAATCATAAATAGTAAGTTTCAATATTTTTTAAATAGTTAGACATTTTAATTTATATACGAATTTTTTTAAACTTGTGTTATTATGTAACTGTACAATGACAGCAAGTAAAACGTTTACAAACACCACGTGGACATATTGTGCATGTGGTGTTTGTTTGTGTAAATATCTATTTTGAAATGGGGAATTGTTATGTTTAGTTTCTTTCAACGTCTTGGTAGGTCTCTTATGCTTCCTGTTGCAGTGTTACCAGCCGCCGCAATTATTACGGGTATCGGTAACGCATTAACAGCAATGGGAGTCTTACCAACGGTAGCAGCGTTTTTCTCTTCTGCCGGTTCGACGATTCTTGAACAACTAGGTATTCTTTTTGCAATTGGGGTAGCATTAGGAATGGCTAAGAAAAATGATGGCGCAGTAGCACTCGCGGCTGCAGTAGGTTTCTTTTTAACTACAGTTGTTTTAAGTCCAGCAAAATTAGCACCATTATTAGGTGTTAAAGAAACAAGCGTAAACGAAGCTTTTGAACAAATGAATAATTCTAACGTGTTTATTGGTTTATTGATTGGTTTAATCGCAGCGTATACTTACAACAAATTTAGTAAAACTGA
This window harbors:
- a CDS encoding formate--tetrahydrofolate ligase; the encoded protein is MAHLSDLDIANQSTLKPIGDIAKQAGIPADALEPYGHYKAKIDINQVQQKNGKGKVVLVTAMSPTPAGEGKSTVTVGLADAFNELKKSVMVALREPALGPVFGIKGGATGGGYAQVLPMEDINLHFNGDFHAITTANNALSAFIDNHMHQGNELEIDQRRIEWKRVLDMNDRALRNVNVGLGGPTQGVPREDGFNITVASEIMAILCLSNDLNDLKAKISRITIGYTRSRKPVTVADLKVEGALAMILKDAIKPNLVQTIEGTPALVHGGPFANIAHGCNSILATETARDLADVVVTEAGFGSDLGAEKFIDIKVREAGFEPSAVVVVATVRALKMHGGVAKDNLKEENVEAVKKGIVNLERHVKNVKKYGLEPVVALNAFVHDTEEETQYVQQWAKENGVRLALTEVWEKGGKGGVDLANEVLEVLDEPQDFKHLYELDLPLEEKIETIVKEIYGGSKVTFSSKAQKQLKQFKENGWDNYPVCMAKTQYSFSDDATQLGAPEGFEITIRELEAKTGAGFIVALTGAIMTMPGLPKKPAALNMDVTDDGHAIGLF
- a CDS encoding lysophospholipid acyltransferase family protein is translated as MYKFISGLLNIIITKLSKSLEVQGKENIPQLHRYVVTCTHESYNEVIMLATAIYPNQTHYMAKKELFNNKWFGKFLTSLNAFPVDRENPGPSTLKKPVKLLKENKTVGIFPTGHRMKYDEGSPMKRGAVTIALMAQAPILPAAYVGPKEIKGLVTGKAIVKFGEPIETKHLPKNMKRNEKLEYLTKELESRTTQLQNELNDYVNHK
- the tyrS gene encoding tyrosine--tRNA ligase, with product MTNALLEDLKWRGLIYQQTDESGIENVLNKEQVTLYCGADPTADSLHIGHLLPFLTLRRFQEHGHRPLVLIGGGTGMIGDPSGKSEERVLQTEEQVELNVQGISEQMHKIFEFGTDKGAKLVNNKDWLSQISLIDFLRDYGKHVGVNYMLGKDSIQSRLEYGISFTEFTYTILQAIDFGHLNKTYNCKVQVGGSDQWGNITSGIELMRRMYGQTEAYGLTIPLVVKSDGKKFGKSEGGAVWLDATKTSPYEFYQFWINTTDDDVIKFLKYFTFLEKEEIEALEKSLNEAPHLREAQKALAENVTRFIHGQAALDDAIRISKALFAGDLQSLSASELKAGFKDVPQVELSKETTNIVEAIVETGISSSKRQAREDVNNGAIYINGIRQQDVNYELNDDDIIENEFTIIRRGKKKYFMVNYK
- a CDS encoding transglycosylase domain-containing protein, encoding MENQTHENNVHNHLHNSKFSKFEIIYKKLKHLFIGLFAIFACTFIILLAISVFYFQSLTDESVNMSDNELRTKLLSIAGNQDINYNNKHILAEYNKSTNSLIVGPKHVNSNVIKALTSSEDSLFFYHNGILPKAIIRAVGQDIFNTEAATGGSTITQQLVKNQLLTNEKTYNRKANELILSMRTEKILTKDEIIYTYLNIVPFGRDYNGSDITGIASASYSLFGKAATNLNIAESAYLIGLLQSPYYYTPYDTDGSLKSDAQIQIGLDRQHYVLKRMLVEGEITAYDFKKAEKYDIKQHLMTK
- a CDS encoding S1C family serine protease, encoding MSDFNNDHNSNETQNPRQPQQPEQAHNKRSKNKTKFPWFKTIIVALVAGIIGALLVLGIGKIMESTGLNDNGSSVQEASNSSNGGNTLDGKSEKYDSVNQMINDVSPAIVGVINMQKAQNLDSLLKGDSSKSEEAGVGSGVIYQKNNGSAYIVTNNHVIDGANEIKVQLHNSKQVDAKLVGKDALTDIAVLKINDTKGTKAIDFANSSKVNTGDSVFAMGNPLGLEFANSVTSGIISASERTIDTKTSAGTNKVNVLQTDAAINPGNSGGALVDINGNLVGINSMKIASEQVEGIGFAIPSNEVKVTIKELVENGEIERPSIGISLLNVSEIPEQYKEELNTKRNDGVYIAKVHADNELKEGDIITAIDDKKVKEDADLRSYLYENKKPGDSVEMTIERNGKEQTVEVPLKEQKSTSSESSEKENESPAPFN
- the acsA gene encoding acetate--CoA ligase, translated to MKVEVYKGENGNFNLKDYEKEYANFDWKEIEKAFSWSETGKINMAHECIDRHVDEGNGEKVALHYKDDKRKESYTFEEMKSNSNKAANVLKDKANIEKGDRVFVFMPRTPELYFALFGILKIGAIVGPLFEAFMEKAVADRLENSEAKVIVTTNALLPRIPKDKLPHLETIVVVDEEVESEYVDFNSELKNASDQFETEWLNLDDGLILHYTSGSTGQPKGVLHAQKAMLVHYISGKYVLDFKEDDVYWCTADPGWVTGTSYGIFSPWLNGVTNCIVGGRFSPEAWYGMIEEYKVTIWYTAPTALRMLMSAGDDVIDKYDLSSLKSILSVGEPLNPEVIKWSKDVFGKRVLDTWWMTETGGHMIVNYPSMDVKLGSMGKPLPGIEASIVDDQGNELPPNRMGNLAIKKGWPSMMVSIWKNPEKYDSYFIGDWYVSGDSAYKDEDGYYWFQGRVDDVIMTAGERVGPFEVESKLVEHESVAEAGVIGKPDPVRGEIIKAFVALRPEYEASDELKEEIRVFVKEGLAAHAAPREIEFKEKLPKTRSGKIMRRVLKAWELDLPEGDLSTMED